One segment of Nostoc piscinale CENA21 DNA contains the following:
- a CDS encoding Tic22 family protein, which translates to MKALVRWGATLGLIGSTLLGTVFVGNLPVLALSEQQIKEKLDSVPVYLITNDKGLPLSRPLPENQDGKKLGGSVTGVYLSRQEAQAFINQLRTTNANDPKMAEIVKSLQVTAVPLGIIYQQLQQTKNQPNRLVFAFKPVDQDVKGALELLNQSGQKVDQFRSVPIFAVRFAPDQGYVPIKLTNDKEQVVPLFVSKQDAQGLLNQVKPKYPKADIQVIDIDGVIKTLQDKNEDWLKQVVLVPSQESREYIRTLPRNSGNSGNNNAQPAKPKR; encoded by the coding sequence ATGAAAGCATTAGTTCGCTGGGGCGCAACATTGGGTTTAATCGGGAGTACTCTGTTAGGCACAGTTTTTGTCGGTAATCTCCCAGTGCTGGCATTGTCAGAACAACAAATCAAAGAAAAACTAGACTCAGTACCAGTGTATCTAATTACCAATGATAAAGGATTACCTTTGAGCCGTCCTTTACCAGAAAATCAAGATGGTAAGAAACTGGGTGGTTCAGTCACTGGTGTGTATCTCAGCCGTCAAGAAGCGCAGGCTTTTATTAATCAACTGCGGACTACCAACGCTAACGATCCCAAAATGGCAGAAATTGTCAAGAGTCTCCAGGTGACAGCTGTACCGTTGGGAATTATTTATCAGCAGTTGCAACAAACCAAAAACCAACCTAACCGTTTGGTATTTGCTTTTAAACCAGTAGATCAGGATGTCAAAGGCGCACTAGAATTATTGAACCAAAGCGGTCAAAAAGTAGATCAGTTTCGGAGTGTGCCTATTTTTGCAGTTCGCTTTGCACCAGATCAAGGCTATGTACCCATTAAACTGACAAACGACAAAGAACAAGTTGTACCTTTGTTTGTGAGTAAGCAAGATGCCCAAGGTTTGTTAAACCAAGTCAAACCCAAATATCCCAAGGCGGATATTCAGGTTATAGACATAGATGGCGTAATCAAGACTTTGCAAGATAAGAACGAAGATTGGCTCAAGCAAGTGGTGTTAGTGCCTTCTCAAGAATCCAGAGAGTATATTCGGACTTTACCTAGAAATTCTGGTAATAGCGGGAATAACAATGCCCAACCTGCAAAGCCAAAACGTTAA